From the Vulpes vulpes isolate BD-2025 chromosome 15, VulVul3, whole genome shotgun sequence genome, the window aaataaaaataaaaataagataagctAGCTTTTGTATTCTCTAACATGAGATAGTACATGAATATCCCATAGTCAAAGTTAAAGATGCCTAATATTAACAATAAGAAGGCCTAATAAGCACACTAAATTGGTTTGGAACATACTTTGATAGATGTCTACCTGCTCCCCTGTTGTTTGTATTCTAACAAGAGATTTGTGTGCTCAAGTAGTCACAATTCTTCCCAAAGCCAAATGGCCTTTAACTGGCCCTCTAATCACTCACTTGCcgctctctcaaacaaataaatcttaaaaaaggaaagagggaaaaaaaaaaaaaaagatgggtagAACTCATACTAATACTCCTCAAATTAAATTCCTACTTCCACCCCATCCCAACAACTCTCTGCAAGAATAAGTATGAAGGcaatgctattattattccccTAGGAGTGGAAGAAATAAATCTAATGACCATAGCACTTAACCTTAAATAACTAGTCTTCTCCTTCCATTCTCCTGACATCTACCCTCATTGCTTGACTCCCAGGGCTATAACCTAGGAGTGTGCATCATGCCCACCTGTCATCTCCACAGACTAAGAAGTCGGCCAGGCCATCCCTTAGATCAATGTGAAAGTGTGAAGCACCTGCATCAAAATCACAGAAactgttcattaaaaatatagactCCAAGACTCCATGTCAAACCCACTGAAAGGAAATTTCTAATGGCCAAactcaggaatctgcatttttaacaagggATTTTATGCAAGCTTGGTTTAAGAATCTCTGCCTGgtggggtgcctaagtggctcagtcagttaagcatctgactcttgatttcagctcaggtcatgatcttgaggtcctgagattgaacgtGGCAtgcagctctgcactcagtgcagagtcagcttgtccctctccgtCCCTCCACTTGCTCTTGCGCtaacaaataaattctttaaagaaaaaaaaaaaaaaagaatctttgccTCACAATAATCTCAGAGAGGCAAAGTGATTTGCCAACAGTAAACCGACCACACAACAGCAGGGCCAGGTTAGAATCTACCCTTCCTAAGCACCTGGTGTGATCCTTACCAACTAGAGCCCACTGACTTGTTAACTAACAAGAAAAATGACATAGTACTCTTTAGAGAAAAGTCCCATATACTCTTTTGTTTTACTTAAGTCCTATGAAATCTTAACAATAACAGCAGcccacagagaaacaggcagttAACTCTCTCTAGTCCCTAATCAAGACCTTTATGTGTGGTTCATTTTAGGGCTTCTGGTAATTTGTAGAATCACTGCTATAAAGATTTGCAGCCTTGGGAGAAGGCCACAGAAACAACAGGACAAATAGAAAAGGTGCTATTCTCATCAATCAATGAGAAGGTCTGAAAAccaaaatttgattattttgtctCTGCTTGAGTCTTGCTTGAACTCTGTGTTCCTGGAAATTAAATTCACACTTAGGTAGACTTCAAAGAGTTATTCTTTCCCTTCTATTTAACAGCCATTGGAAGTGTTTCTTGTCCTAAGAAACTGCACAGGAAGCCCCAACAAAATGtagctgttaatttttttttaaattttatttatccattcatgagagacagagagagagagagagagagaggcagagacataggcagagggagaagcaggctccatgcagggagcctgatgtgggacttgatctctatactccaggatcacgccctggggggacacccaaccactgagctacccaggtgtcccaaaatgtaGCTGTAATTAAAGGTGCAAATGTGCATacacgggcagcctgggtggctcagcagtttagcgtcaccttcagcccaggacctgatcctgaagacccgggatggagccccacatctggctccctgcatggagcctgcttctccctctgcctgtgtctctgccattctctctctgtgtgtctctcatgaattaaaaattaaaatctctttttttaaaaaagtgcttcaTAAAGTTTAAGtaggaaaaaagtatttcttttctttttttaaagtatttctaaatAAACATACTATTTAGTCAACTGGAATCAGAAAATTTCTCCAAGGCACCAAGAGACAATAAATACCAAAGTAAGATGTCAGATCAAgatgcatattcttttttaagattttacttatttttactttgcGGCAGCGCCGAGAGCCTCACCCCCTGTCTCTGCGGAATCACCATGGTGGCCGGGACCCTGTACACATATCCTGAAAACTAGAGGGCCTTCAAGGCTCTCATTGCTGCTCAGTACAGCGGGGCTCAGGTCCGCGTGCTCTCCGCACCACCCCACTTCCACTTTGGCCAAACCAACCGCACCCCTGAATTTCTCCATAAATTTCCTGCCGGCAAGGTTCCAGCATTTGAGGGTGACGATGGATTCTGTGTGTTTGAGAGCAATGCCACTGCCTACTATGTGAGCAATGAGGAGCTGCGAGGAAATACTCCAGAGgcagcagcccaggtggtgcagtGGGTGAGCTTTGCTGATAGCAACATAGTGCCCCCAGCCAGTACCTGGGTGTTTCCTACCTTGGGCATCATGCACCACAACAAGCAGGCCACAGAGAATGCAAAGGAGGAAGTGAGGCGAATTCTGGGGCTCCTGGATACTCATTTGAAGACGAGGACTTTTCTGGTGGGCGAACGTGTGACACTGGCTGACATCACAGTTGTCTGCACCCTGTTGTGGCTCTATAAACAGGTCCTGGAGCCTTCTTTCTGCCAGGCCTTCCCCAATACCAACCGCTGGTTCCTTACCTGCATTAACCAGCCCCAGTTCCGGGCTGTCTTGGGGGAGGTGAAACTCTGTGAGAAGACGGCCCAATTTGATGCTAAAAAGTTTGCAGAGAGCCAACCTAAAAAAGACACCCCACGGAAAGAGAAGGGTTctcaggaagagaagaagaagccCCAGGCTGAGcggaaagaggagaagaaggctgctgcccctgctcctgAGGAGGAAATGGATGAATGTGAGCAGGCACTGGctgctgagccaaaggccaaagaCCCCTTTGCTCACCTGCCCAAGAGTACCTTTGTGTTGGACGAATTTAAGCGCAAGTACTCCAATGAGGACACTCTCACTGTGGCACTGCCGTATTTCTGGGAGCACTTCGATAAGGATGGCTGGTCCCTGTGGTACGCTGAGTACCGCTTCCCTGAGGAGCTCACTCAGACCTTTATGAGTTGTAACCTCATCACTGGAATGTTCCAACGGTTGGACAAGCTGAGGAAGAATGCCTTTGCCAGTGTCATCCTCTTTGGAACCAACAACAGCAGCTCCATTTCTGGAGTCTGGGTCTTCCAAGGCCAGGAGCTTGCCTTTCCGCTGAGTCCAGATTGGCAGGTGGACTACGAGTCCTATACGTGGCGGAAACTGGATCTTGGCAGCGAGGAGACCCAGACGCTGGTTCGAGAGTACTTTTGCTGGGAGGGGGCCTTCCAGCATGTGGGCAAAACCTTCAATCAGGGCAAGATCTTCAAGTAAACATCTCTTGTCATCATCGCCTAGCTGCCTGTACCTGCCCTTCAGGGAGATGGGGGTCATTAAAGGAAActgaacattgaaaaaaaaaaaaagactttacttatttgaggggatccctgggtggcgcagcagtttagcgcctgcctttggcccagggtgcaatcctggagacccgggatcgaatcccatgtcaggttcccggtgcatggagcctgcttctccccctgcctatgtctctgcctctctctctctctcactgtgtgcctatcataaataaataaaatttttttaaaaattaaataaaaaaaagattttacttatttgagagagtgagagagagaacatgagcagggagcccgacacaaggcttgatcccaggaccctgggatcatgacctgagccaatggcagacacttaactgactgagccactcaggcgacCCCAAGAtgcatatttttcaaagttatgGTTAAATGCTTAGAATATCTGAACCTCTACTCATCTGGAATAGAAAGAGATTTGTGAGTGGTTACCAAGTCCTACCTActcagaagagaaaggagggggtgGCCATTTCTCCCCCATACCTAGTCAGTAAGGGGGTTTCAACAAGTCCATCCAGACAGCTTGATGTATATCCTTGCAATTGGGGTTTACAGTGCAACATGAAAAGTTCCTCTCTGAGAAACTTAAAGGGCTAGCAATGAGCTGATGAGCTACTCAAAGAGGCTATAGGAGACGGCCTGCACTCCCAGAATTCATCACGGCcaaggatatgtgtgtgtgtgcttccttGTACCAGATATAGGCTAAGGAGTGAGATGGGGTGGCATGGGGTCATGTTGAGGCTTGTCCAAGACGTCACCTGCAGCGGCAAACAGCCCTCAACATAGAGAAGCTGAGATCCATCAGCATTCAGGGGACTAAGAACATAGTACACTACTAACCAAGACTATGGGAGGgcatcaccaccaccaaggaACAGGTGACAATCCAGAAAGTATGGAGCCACTTACACCAGAATTAGTCTTTAAGGCCTTTTCTATCCCTCCATCCCTGTACCACCAAGCCCCATCTCAGCACCAATCCTGGAGGACCAAGTAACCTTGGCCAGAAGCTCAAGATGGTGAAGGAAGCCAACCAGACTCTCTTTCCCAACTTCAAACTTCTCCTAGGCAATAGGCCTAGACTGCAGATTGCGGGGAGagaagaatttttcattttccatcaaGTTTGGAGCTTTGCCTCTTTCATCAGACTGCATCTTATATACTAAATTGAAAGTGTTTTGTGGCAAGAATAACCAGAAAAGTCATGGAGTTGCCCATCCTTTATTCAAGGTCATACAAATAGAATTAAAGCAAAAAGGAACAAACCATGGACATaggcaacaatgtggatgaaatcTCCAAGGAAGTAtactggatgaaaaaaaaaaaatccccagagtTATACTCTTTATTATTCTGCATTTCTGTAAAGctcttgaaatgataaaattatagaaataaagatcagattagtggttgccaagagtTAAGAAAAGGGTAGGAGTTGGAGGAAAGTGTACGTGGTTATGAAAAAGTAACAAGATGACCCTTGCAGGGATGTGTCTTGGTTATGTCAACATCCTGGTTATGATGCCATACCCACCATGCACATATACCTTACCTGTACTGCAGGGGGAAACTGGGTAAAAGAGTATGCAACATGCCTGTGTTATTTTCTAAAACTGCACacgaatctaca encodes:
- the LOC112913402 gene encoding elongation factor 1-gamma-like — its product is MHHNKQATENAKEEVRRILGLLDTHLKTRTFLVGERVTLADITVVCTLLWLYKQVLEPSFCQAFPNTNRWFLTCINQPQFRAVLGEVKLCEKTAQFDAKKFAESQPKKDTPRKEKGSQEEKKKPQAERKEEKKAAAPAPEEEMDECEQALAAEPKAKDPFAHLPKSTFVLDEFKRKYSNEDTLTVALPYFWEHFDKDGWSLWYAEYRFPEELTQTFMSCNLITGMFQRLDKLRKNAFASVILFGTNNSSSISGVWVFQGQELAFPLSPDWQVDYESYTWRKLDLGSEETQTLVREYFCWEGAFQHVGKTFNQGKIFK